One window from the genome of Manis pentadactyla isolate mManPen7 chromosome 15, mManPen7.hap1, whole genome shotgun sequence encodes:
- the LOC118907516 gene encoding galectin-7-like: protein MAGSSNVPHKTSLPEGIRVGNVMRIRGVVPDSAGRFYVNLLCSEEQDSEAALHFNPRLDESVVVFNTRESGTWGAEERGLGIPFQRGKPFDVLLIATEQGFKAVVGDSEYHHFRYRIPPARVRLLEVGGDLQLESVKIF, encoded by the exons atggCAGGGAGCTCT AACGTGCCCCATAAGACCTCGTTGCCTGAGGGCATCCGAGTTGGTAACGTGATGAGAATCCGTGGTGTCGTCCCTGACAGTGCTGGCAG GTTCTATGTAAACCTGCTGTGCAGTGAGGAGCAGGATAGTGAAGCTGCCCTGCATTTCAACCCCCGGCTGGACGAGTCCGTGGTGGTCTTCAACACCAGGGAGAGTGGCACCTGGGGAGCAGAGGAGCGAGGCTTGGGCATTCCCTTCCAGCGTGGGAAGCCCTTTGACGTGCTCCTCATTGCCACGGAGCAAGGCTTCAAG GCGGTGGTCGGGGACTCAGAATACCACCACTTCCGCTACCGGATCCCGCCAGCGCGCGTGCGCCTGCTGGAGGTGGGCGGGGACCTGCAGCTGGAGTCAGTGAAGATCTTCTGA